A window of Thermoplasmata archaeon genomic DNA:
GCTCCGTTCCCGTGGGCCTCATCCTCCGCGACATGCTCCATGTCTGCGACACGGCCCGGGAGGCACGGCACATCCTCAACGGCCGGCACGTCCTCATCGACGGCCGCCCCGTGACGAACCCCAAGTTCCCGGTCGGGCTGATGGACGTGGTCTCCCTGGAGGACACGAAGGCCCATTACCGGATGCTCGTCGACCACCGCGGGCGGATGAACCTGCAGACCGTCGAGGCGCCCGAGGCCAAGTGGAAGCTGTGTCGGATCGAGAACAAGACGACGGTCCGCGGGGGGAAGACGCAGATCAACCTCCACGACGGTCGCAACGTGCTCTTGCCCAAGGACGCACACAAGACGGGGACCACCCTCAAGCTCGGCGTGCCGGACCAGAAGGTCCTGGCTCACTTCGATCTCGCGGAGGGCGCCACCGCGCTGATCACGGGCGGCAAGCACGTGGGGGAGCTCGCTCACGTCCTCGCGGTCCAGAAGACGCGCAACCCGAGGGCGAACGTGGTCACGTTCAAGGAAGGCTTCTCCACGGACGTCGACAAGGTGTTCGTCGTGGGCAAGGAGGCCGCGGAAGTCAAGCTGCCGGAGGTCTCGGCGCTCTAGGTGGGACCATGGCGGGCATGCGCGAGATCCGGATCGAGAAGGTCGTCGTGAACGTCGGCGTGGGCGAGGCGGGCGACAAGCTCGTCAAGGCCCAAAAGGTCCTCCAGCTCGTGACCCAGCAGAAGCCGACCCAGACCCTGGCCCACGCGGCCGTGCGGGACTGGGGTGTGCGGAAGAACATGGCGATCGGCACGAAGGTGACGCTGCGCGGCGCCGAGGCGGAATCGTTCCTCAAGCGCGCCCTGTCCATCCGGAACAACCGCCTCCCGGCGTACAGCTTCGATCCTCGCGGCAATTTCTCCTTCGGCGTTCCCGACTACACGGACTTCGAGGGCATGAAATACGACCCCGAGATCGGCGTGTTCGGCATGGACGTCGCCGTGAGCCTCCAGCGGCCGGGGTTCCGCGTCGCGAGGCGGCGCGTCCGCGCCCGCCCGATCCCGCAGCGTCATCGAATCACCCGGGCCGAGGGCATCGAGTTCATCAAGACCCACTTCGGAACCGAGGTGGTCGAGTGAAGCGGACGAAGGAGTTTGGCCGGAAGAAGGGCTGTCTGCGGTGTGGGCGGAAGCGGGGCATCGTGCGGCGGTACGGGCTGCATCTCTGCCGCCAGTGCTTC
This region includes:
- a CDS encoding 30S ribosomal protein S4e translates to SVPVGLILRDMLHVCDTAREARHILNGRHVLIDGRPVTNPKFPVGLMDVVSLEDTKAHYRMLVDHRGRMNLQTVEAPEAKWKLCRIENKTTVRGGKTQINLHDGRNVLLPKDAHKTGTTLKLGVPDQKVLAHFDLAEGATALITGGKHVGELAHVLAVQKTRNPRANVVTFKEGFSTDVDKVFVVGKEAAEVKLPEVSAL
- a CDS encoding 50S ribosomal protein L5: MAGMREIRIEKVVVNVGVGEAGDKLVKAQKVLQLVTQQKPTQTLAHAAVRDWGVRKNMAIGTKVTLRGAEAESFLKRALSIRNNRLPAYSFDPRGNFSFGVPDYTDFEGMKYDPEIGVFGMDVAVSLQRPGFRVARRRVRARPIPQRHRITRAEGIEFIKTHFGTEVVE
- a CDS encoding 30S ribosomal protein S14 translates to MKRTKEFGRKKGCLRCGRKRGIVRRYGLHLCRQCFREIAYDLGFRKYS